The following coding sequences are from one Bacillus sp. PK3_68 window:
- a CDS encoding SMR family transporter, whose amino-acid sequence MLKLRRGFKKLLPSIGVIIGYCLSFCLFSIPLKKLQLGMAYARWAGIVLTALIGLLI is encoded by the coding sequence ATGCTTAAACTTAGAAGAGGATTTAAAAAGCTGTTGCCTTCTATTGGAGTGATCATTGGATATTGCTTATCCTTTTGTCTCTTCTCTATACCTCTTAAAAAATTACAACTCGGAATGGCATATGCAAGATGGGCAGGGATAGTTTTAACTGCTCTAATTGGTTTGTTAATATGA
- a CDS encoding MFS transporter yields MPVALASAVESVGTKYVATANGFILGIGFLVGGFLYPYIMGYIKDTTGAYTIGFIGIIVATFVLNFTAGFLGKDPKKSENMKTTDDTVIKVN; encoded by the coding sequence ATGCCAGTTGCATTAGCTTCAGCAGTGGAATCCGTAGGAACTAAGTATGTTGCTACCGCCAATGGATTTATTTTAGGAATTGGATTTTTAGTAGGTGGTTTTTTATACCCATATATAATGGGCTATATAAAGGATACGACCGGTGCTTATACAATAGGATTTATTGGCATTATAGTGGCTACCTTTGTTCTAAATTTCACTGCAGGATTTTTAGGTAAGGATCCGAAGAAAAGCGAAAATATGAAAACAACTGATGATACAGTAATCAAAGTTAACTAG
- a CDS encoding MFS transporter: MANTKVKGQWTMLWLSYLALVGCFLPYIGYSTQITQIMEDTSISYAQTGMLASVTALVGGLTLPFVGVLVDKWGARNVILWGLLIGAVGQILFAYMPSYATLVFARALIGLGVGLLFVGPYTMAAQWFEKSNGVGSAMGVMFTSDGIGTMFSLYLFSYVLTAVGWKNGSALGGIFLVVILIISFFVLKNPPHITERQNTIKESGEKFNLKDYLKVIGNRNVIVASTFFIGEWGLYAVIAYWVPTILIEDAGWSEGLAGFLTSLYVLVGVVPSIVLGLVSDKMGKRKPFIILAGLWMTLTIVILTIALAGAVMVLSPL, from the coding sequence ATGGCGAATACAAAGGTGAAAGGTCAATGGACAATGCTCTGGTTATCATATTTGGCATTAGTAGGTTGTTTCCTTCCCTATATTGGGTACTCAACTCAGATCACTCAAATTATGGAAGACACATCGATTAGTTATGCTCAGACCGGGATGTTGGCTTCAGTGACTGCTTTAGTTGGCGGATTAACCTTACCCTTTGTTGGAGTACTGGTAGACAAATGGGGTGCCCGAAATGTTATATTGTGGGGACTATTGATTGGTGCAGTAGGGCAAATTCTTTTCGCCTATATGCCTAGTTATGCAACACTAGTTTTTGCTAGGGCTCTTATTGGTCTTGGAGTAGGCTTATTATTTGTAGGGCCTTACACAATGGCAGCCCAATGGTTTGAAAAATCAAATGGTGTTGGTTCTGCTATGGGGGTAATGTTTACATCTGATGGGATTGGCACAATGTTTTCTCTTTACTTATTTTCCTACGTTCTTACAGCTGTTGGATGGAAAAACGGCTCGGCCCTCGGTGGTATATTCCTAGTTGTCATCTTAATTATCTCTTTCTTTGTATTGAAAAATCCTCCTCACATCACTGAACGCCAAAATACTATAAAAGAATCAGGAGAAAAATTTAATTTAAAGGACTATCTCAAAGTTATAGGAAATCGAAATGTTATTGTTGCATCCACCTTTTTTATTGGTGAATGGGGCTTATATGCAGTTATTGCCTATTGGGTACCGACGATTCTTATCGAAGATGCTGGTTGGTCCGAAGGACTTGCAGGATTTTTAACATCTTTATATGTCTTAGTTGGAGTAGTTCCTTCCATCGTACTTGGATTGGTATCAGATAAGATGGGAAAAAGAAAGCCATTTATTATACTTGCAGGCTTATGGATGACCCTTACAATAGTGATTCTTACCATTGCATTGGCAGGGGCAGTTATGGTCTTGTCGCCTTTATGA
- a CDS encoding helix-turn-helix domain-containing protein produces MNELMLERLKRHSWPGNIRELQNTIERFVITGQDISLTADHPLSNEVIMNTNRKFPQLFDYLDKVEQQLLLEAKTKSKNTREMAKILGVNQSTIVRKLKKYNL; encoded by the coding sequence ATGAATGAGTTAATGTTAGAAAGGTTAAAAAGGCATTCGTGGCCAGGCAATATTCGTGAACTTCAAAATACCATTGAAAGGTTTGTTATTACAGGTCAAGATATTTCCCTTACGGCTGATCATCCTTTATCAAACGAGGTGATAATGAATACAAATAGGAAGTTTCCTCAATTATTCGATTATCTTGATAAAGTGGAGCAGCAACTATTATTGGAGGCAAAAACAAAATCAAAAAACACAAGGGAAATGGCTAAGATTCTAGGCGTTAATCAATCGACGATTGTTAGGAAATTAAAAAAGTATAATTTATAA
- a CDS encoding sigma 54-interacting transcriptional regulator produces MENGKYHLHNAAYIPWPTTIEIVLFKALELDCQWFILQDNEKTVGYINRSTLYKKVKDIGFKQALTLSLEDLLMKPILNNREFSSSEKVILKSEIKKIESVIDWNISEQISNHIASDKWVLKELETIFCNFLDNILISDGYGNITFATAKDDQQYLGKNVFDLERQKEFYPSVTAKVLNTGKREKGLQYTKSGAVFEIESVPIKDLNGNIVRVISITKGSSEVTELKEKLNEVKNLLTSYQKEMISMQQEHSEKKPFIYASKEMDNLNDLIKSVASYDATVLILGETGVGKEVVANRVHSLSDRYDKPFIAVNCGAIPENLMESELFGYEDGAFSGARKGGKIGVFELANNGTVFLDEIGEMPLHLQVKLLRVLQEKKVKRIGGLQEKSIDMRIIAATNQDLTKKVKEKTFREDLYYRLNVVPITIPPLEKEKKM; encoded by the coding sequence ATGGAAAATGGAAAATATCATCTTCACAATGCTGCTTATATTCCATGGCCAACTACCATTGAGATCGTTCTTTTTAAAGCATTAGAATTAGATTGTCAATGGTTTATTTTGCAAGATAATGAAAAGACCGTAGGCTATATAAACAGATCTACTTTGTATAAAAAAGTAAAAGATATAGGTTTCAAGCAGGCTTTAACTTTATCTTTAGAAGATCTTTTAATGAAACCCATACTCAATAATAGAGAATTTAGTTCATCAGAAAAGGTTATATTAAAAAGTGAAATTAAAAAAATAGAAAGCGTAATAGATTGGAATATTAGTGAACAAATAAGTAATCATATTGCTTCTGATAAATGGGTGCTTAAAGAGTTAGAGACAATTTTCTGTAATTTTTTAGACAATATACTCATTAGCGATGGATATGGAAATATCACATTTGCTACGGCTAAAGATGACCAGCAATATTTAGGGAAAAATGTTTTTGATTTAGAAAGGCAAAAAGAATTTTATCCCTCAGTCACTGCGAAAGTGCTTAACACAGGAAAAAGAGAGAAAGGATTGCAATATACAAAATCTGGAGCAGTATTTGAAATTGAATCTGTTCCGATTAAGGACCTTAATGGGAACATTGTTCGGGTTATATCGATTACTAAAGGTTCATCAGAGGTTACTGAGTTAAAAGAAAAATTAAATGAAGTTAAAAACCTATTAACTAGTTATCAAAAAGAAATGATTAGCATGCAGCAAGAGCATTCGGAGAAAAAGCCTTTTATTTACGCCAGCAAGGAAATGGATAACCTAAATGATCTTATTAAATCTGTTGCATCTTATGATGCCACGGTTCTCATCTTAGGTGAAACAGGTGTTGGCAAGGAAGTAGTTGCAAATAGAGTCCACAGCTTAAGTGATAGATATGATAAACCCTTTATTGCCGTAAACTGTGGTGCTATTCCCGAAAACCTGATGGAATCAGAATTATTTGGGTATGAGGATGGAGCATTTTCTGGAGCCAGAAAAGGGGGGAAAATAGGAGTTTTCGAATTAGCTAACAATGGTACAGTATTTTTGGACGAAATAGGTGAGATGCCTTTACATCTTCAAGTCAAACTGCTTAGGGTTTTACAAGAAAAAAAGGTAAAGAGAATAGGTGGTTTACAAGAAAAATCTATAGATATGCGTATTATAGCAGCCACAAACCAAGATCTTACAAAAAAGGTGAAGGAAAAAACCTTTAGAGAAGATCTCTATTATCGTCTTAATGTAGTGCCCATTACTATTCCCCCCTTAGAGAAAGAAAAGAAGATGTAG